One window from the genome of Vibrio vulnificus NBRC 15645 = ATCC 27562 encodes:
- the mtnN gene encoding 5'-methylthioadenosine/S-adenosylhomocysteine nucleosidase, which translates to MKVGIIGAMQQEVAILKEAMTNAQTVNKAGCTFYSGQINGVEVVLLQSGIGKVAAAIGTTILLDEYQPDMVLNTGSAGGFDSSLNLGDVVISTEVRHHDADVTAFGYEMGQMAGQPAAFLADEKLMNLAEKALEQMDGQHAVRGLICTGDAFVCTAERQAFIRQHFPSVIAVEMEASAIAQTCHQFKVPFVVVRAISDVADKESPMSFEEFLPLAAKSSSEMVFKMLELLK; encoded by the coding sequence ATGAAAGTCGGTATTATCGGTGCCATGCAACAAGAAGTGGCCATCCTTAAAGAAGCAATGACCAACGCACAAACCGTAAATAAAGCAGGTTGCACCTTCTATTCAGGTCAAATCAATGGCGTAGAGGTTGTGCTACTGCAATCCGGCATTGGTAAAGTTGCTGCCGCGATTGGCACCACTATCCTTCTCGATGAATATCAGCCAGATATGGTGCTCAACACCGGTTCTGCAGGTGGCTTTGATTCTAGCCTTAACCTTGGTGATGTGGTCATTTCGACTGAAGTCCGTCATCACGATGCTGACGTGACCGCATTTGGTTACGAAATGGGCCAAATGGCAGGTCAACCAGCCGCTTTCCTCGCTGATGAAAAATTGATGAACTTGGCTGAAAAAGCGTTAGAGCAAATGGATGGACAACACGCGGTTCGTGGTCTCATCTGTACTGGTGATGCATTCGTTTGTACCGCTGAGCGTCAAGCCTTTATCCGTCAACACTTCCCATCCGTGATTGCGGTTGAAATGGAAGCGTCTGCCATTGCACAAACTTGTCACCAGTTCAAAGTGCCGTTTGTTGTCGTGCGTGCAATTTCAGATGTGGCTGACAAAGAATCACCAATGAGCTTTGAAGAGTTCTTACCTTTGGCAGCCAAGAGCTCGTCAGAAATGGTCTTCAAAATGTTGGAACTGCTGAAGTAA
- a CDS encoding cobalamin biosynthesis family protein produces the protein MTELFDQLYANGALLILWGALLFHLILPIPRSSHPVTLWHKFAELLADKVNTQQSYQQSLISGNLALLLMLFPCLAVLFALKPLVWQPQLFELALLLLALDWRSNESLAKALIHAMANEDKPAARSLLSPYLNRETTTLSQLGIGKAAAETLIMGYGRNVVGVLFWFALSGGIGALMYRLTVELARAWSPSRTNYAPFGVAAVRLAAVLDFIPLRLFALMILLGKHAGQTWQGIRQQAASWPLPGPAWLLCAVGNKLQLSLGGPAIYQGKRAERAKIGGRIAPSALHIDQLQHLLARRILIWILLQSLLFGLIYQGI, from the coding sequence ATGACAGAGCTGTTTGATCAACTCTATGCCAACGGCGCGCTCCTCATTCTATGGGGAGCGTTACTGTTCCATCTTATTCTCCCGATTCCACGCTCCTCGCATCCCGTCACACTCTGGCACAAATTTGCCGAACTGTTGGCAGACAAAGTCAATACCCAGCAAAGCTATCAACAGAGCCTCATCTCAGGCAATTTGGCGTTATTGTTGATGCTGTTTCCTTGTTTAGCGGTCCTGTTTGCTTTAAAACCTTTGGTTTGGCAACCGCAGCTATTTGAACTTGCGTTGCTGCTGTTGGCGCTAGATTGGCGCAGTAACGAGAGCCTTGCCAAAGCGCTGATTCACGCCATGGCCAATGAAGATAAACCTGCAGCAAGAAGCCTATTGTCCCCCTACCTCAATCGAGAAACCACCACCCTCTCCCAACTTGGTATCGGCAAAGCCGCTGCAGAAACCTTGATTATGGGATATGGGAGAAATGTCGTTGGCGTTCTCTTTTGGTTTGCGCTTTCAGGTGGCATTGGGGCATTGATGTATCGCCTCACTGTTGAACTAGCAAGAGCCTGGTCACCAAGTCGCACCAACTATGCGCCATTTGGTGTGGCCGCCGTGCGACTCGCCGCAGTACTGGATTTTATTCCGCTGCGTTTATTTGCCCTAATGATCCTGCTTGGTAAACACGCGGGTCAAACGTGGCAAGGCATTCGTCAACAAGCCGCATCTTGGCCGTTGCCCGGTCCAGCTTGGTTACTGTGTGCTGTGGGCAACAAGCTGCAACTCTCTTTGGGTGGGCCAGCCATTTATCAAGGCAAAAGAGCCGAGAGAGCCAAAATTGGTGGACGTATTGCGCCTTCAGCACTTCACATAGACCAACTGCAACACCTACTCGCACGCCGAATTCTTATCTGGATTCTCCTGCAAAGCCTACTATTCGGACTGATTTATCAAGGAATCTGA
- the btuF gene encoding vitamin B12 ABC transporter substrate-binding protein BtuF, whose protein sequence is MMKYFSPLFLLVATTSQAAPIERVISLAPHATEIAYAAGLGDKLIAVSEMSDYPEAAKTLEKVSNYKGINLEKIITLKPDLIIAWPAGNPAKELEKLEQFGFKIYYSQTKTLQDIGDNIEQLSQYSDDPTIGLNNAREYRTRLEALKTLYQALPKTRYFYQLSDTPIITVAGQNWPTEVFRFCGGENVFDGASAPYPQVSIEQVILKKPQAMFVSPHAIQNNGMWSPWVEEIPALKNRHFWQLNADWLNRPTPRTLLAIEQVCEHFASIEQKR, encoded by the coding sequence CTGATGAAATACTTCTCTCCTCTTTTTCTCCTCGTCGCGACCACCAGTCAAGCTGCACCAATCGAGCGAGTGATTAGCCTGGCACCACACGCCACCGAGATCGCCTACGCAGCAGGGCTTGGAGATAAACTGATTGCCGTTAGCGAGATGAGCGATTACCCAGAGGCCGCAAAAACGTTAGAGAAAGTCTCCAACTACAAAGGGATTAACTTAGAGAAAATCATCACCTTAAAACCGGATTTGATCATCGCTTGGCCGGCGGGTAACCCTGCAAAAGAGCTAGAAAAACTCGAACAGTTTGGCTTTAAGATCTACTACTCACAAACCAAAACTTTGCAAGATATCGGCGATAACATCGAGCAACTCAGCCAATACAGTGACGATCCGACAATCGGCCTAAACAATGCTCGAGAGTACAGAACTCGTCTCGAAGCGCTAAAAACACTGTACCAAGCTCTGCCTAAAACACGCTACTTCTACCAACTTAGCGACACGCCGATCATCACCGTTGCGGGGCAAAACTGGCCGACAGAGGTCTTTCGCTTTTGTGGCGGCGAGAATGTGTTTGATGGCGCATCGGCACCGTATCCTCAAGTCAGTATTGAGCAGGTAATTCTAAAGAAACCCCAAGCCATGTTTGTTTCTCCTCACGCGATTCAAAATAACGGCATGTGGAGCCCTTGGGTTGAGGAGATTCCAGCGTTAAAAAATCGCCATTTTTGGCAGCTCAATGCAGATTGGTTAAACCGACCAACGCCTCGTACCTTACTGGCGATTGAACAAGTCTGTGAGCACTTTGCCAGCATCGAGCAAAAACGCTAA
- a CDS encoding TRIC cation channel family protein — translation MDSMLLYLIDLFGTAIFAVSGVLLAGRLKMDPFGVVVLGSVTAIGGGTIRDMALGATPVFWIKDTTYLWVIIITCVLTMLVVRRPKRLSWWILPVCDAIGLAVFVGIGVEKALAYQDSAMVAVIMGVITGCGGGIIRDVLAREIPMVLRSEVYATACLVGGIFHTSALSLGYDHSTALLAGVFSTLLIRLGAIRWHLSLPTFALNK, via the coding sequence ATGGACTCCATGCTGCTGTATTTAATCGATTTATTTGGCACCGCAATCTTTGCTGTTTCCGGCGTTCTCTTAGCCGGTCGGTTAAAGATGGATCCTTTTGGTGTTGTCGTCTTAGGTAGCGTAACCGCCATTGGTGGCGGCACCATTCGCGATATGGCCTTAGGCGCAACCCCCGTCTTTTGGATCAAAGACACTACCTATCTTTGGGTCATCATCATTACTTGCGTACTAACCATGTTAGTGGTTCGTCGCCCTAAGCGACTCTCTTGGTGGATACTGCCTGTCTGCGATGCCATTGGCTTGGCGGTATTTGTTGGGATCGGCGTCGAGAAAGCCCTCGCCTATCAAGATTCAGCAATGGTCGCGGTGATCATGGGCGTCATTACTGGCTGTGGTGGCGGTATTATTCGCGATGTGTTGGCGCGTGAAATTCCAATGGTGTTGCGAAGTGAAGTGTATGCGACTGCCTGTCTTGTTGGTGGGATATTCCACACCTCTGCCCTAAGCCTTGGCTATGATCACTCGACAGCCTTATTGGCAGGAGTGTTTTCGACCTTGCTCATCCGCTTGGGTGCCATTCGCTGGCATTTATCATTGCCTACATTTGCACTAAACAAATAA
- a CDS encoding LysR family transcriptional regulator, translating to MLLEGIETLLVLHKEKTMSRTGSQLYISQSAVSKRIANLEKKLGKKLIEPDGRHIRLTADAQALIKSIEPSFNELRGQIYDQQLIEDNALIKIDCSETLLAGYLNNAMEALYQQDRHLSLTTNHTPRIVEHVQSGKATLGFCAGYLPPNHGLMTFHLFDESFSIISKYPLTELPKAIITNDLNNPANTYQLAALSAVGVTPLMQMDSYTASAQLAVGGMAPALVPKSVINALRIDPQYCYHFDELSHLTRPVTICCRAKSHQNSRVKTVITTIADAVAKAV from the coding sequence ATGCTGCTTGAAGGCATTGAAACGTTATTGGTTCTGCATAAAGAAAAGACCATGAGTCGCACCGGCAGTCAGCTCTATATTAGTCAATCTGCTGTCAGTAAACGCATTGCGAATCTTGAGAAAAAGCTTGGAAAGAAACTGATTGAACCTGACGGACGCCATATTCGTTTAACCGCTGACGCTCAAGCCTTAATAAAGAGCATTGAACCGAGTTTTAATGAGCTGCGCGGGCAGATCTACGATCAGCAACTTATCGAAGATAATGCATTGATTAAAATCGATTGTTCAGAGACGCTACTGGCTGGCTATTTGAACAATGCGATGGAAGCGTTGTACCAGCAGGATCGTCACCTTTCCTTGACCACCAACCACACACCTAGGATTGTGGAACACGTCCAGTCAGGCAAAGCCACACTCGGATTTTGTGCCGGCTATTTGCCGCCAAATCATGGATTGATGACTTTCCACCTTTTTGATGAGTCTTTTAGCATTATTAGTAAGTACCCACTTACTGAACTACCAAAAGCAATCATAACCAATGACCTCAACAATCCCGCCAATACCTATCAACTGGCTGCATTGTCAGCGGTGGGTGTGACGCCCTTGATGCAAATGGACTCTTACACCGCTTCAGCCCAGCTCGCCGTGGGGGGAATGGCGCCAGCCCTAGTGCCAAAGTCAGTGATTAATGCGTTACGCATAGATCCACAGTATTGCTATCACTTTGACGAGCTTAGCCATCTTACTCGCCCGGTGACGATATGCTGCCGAGCCAAAAGCCATCAAAACAGCCGAGTTAAAACAGTGATAACAACCATTGCTGATGCTGTTGCCAAAGCAGTTTAG
- a CDS encoding TSUP family transporter — protein sequence MDITIEMLAALFFVASVAGFIDAMAGGGGLLTLPALLASGLSPTQALATNKLQSSFGSFSASLYFVRNGIVSLKEMKVAIACTFIGAAIGAELVQVIDASVLTSLIPVLLIAISLYFLLAPPTRNTGGQPKLSEAMFALSVGGGVGFYDGFFGPGTGSIFTVCFVVLGQFSLVEATARTKVLNFTSNIAALLFFVLAGLPVWKVGLVMAVGGFIGARLGAKVVVTKGHKWIRPLVIVMSMAMASKLLWQQHQQWLLSLF from the coding sequence TTGGACATAACGATTGAGATGTTGGCAGCACTATTCTTTGTTGCTTCTGTGGCGGGTTTTATTGATGCCATGGCAGGTGGTGGTGGGCTGCTCACTCTTCCTGCGTTGTTGGCTTCAGGGTTGAGCCCAACACAAGCATTGGCGACCAATAAGTTGCAAAGCTCATTCGGCAGTTTCTCAGCCAGCTTATATTTTGTCCGTAATGGCATCGTCAGTTTAAAAGAGATGAAAGTCGCCATCGCATGTACCTTTATCGGTGCGGCTATCGGTGCAGAGCTTGTTCAAGTGATTGATGCCAGCGTGCTAACCAGCTTGATTCCCGTGCTGCTAATAGCGATTTCTCTCTATTTTTTACTCGCGCCACCCACCCGCAATACTGGGGGACAGCCAAAGTTATCGGAGGCGATGTTTGCACTGTCGGTCGGTGGTGGTGTTGGTTTCTATGATGGTTTTTTTGGCCCAGGAACGGGATCGATCTTTACCGTTTGTTTTGTCGTGCTTGGACAGTTTTCCCTCGTTGAAGCCACTGCGCGAACCAAAGTGCTCAATTTTACCTCTAACATCGCGGCATTACTGTTTTTTGTGCTGGCGGGATTGCCAGTCTGGAAAGTGGGCTTAGTGATGGCAGTGGGGGGCTTTATTGGTGCACGCTTAGGGGCAAAAGTGGTGGTGACCAAAGGACACAAATGGATCCGTCCTCTGGTCATTGTGATGTCGATGGCAATGGCCTCTAAACTGCTTTGGCAACAGCATCAGCAATGGTTGTTATCACTGTTTTAA